The stretch of DNA TGTGATATATCATAATCATAAGTGGCAACAACGGATAGAAGAATGTGAATAGATTTAAGCATTGACATAGGAAAGAAGGTTTCGTCATAGTCGACGCCTTCTCACTGTGTGTAGCCTTTGGCTACAAGCCTAGTTTTAAGGGTCTTTACCTtccctttagcatttcttttCTTCTTGAAAATTTACTTACAGGGCGTAATATCCTTAAGTGGGGTTTTATATTCCAAGACTTTGGTTGTGCGCATGGAATCAATTTCTTGATCCATGGTATTGTTCCACTTGTTTGAGTCAGGGTCTTCCATTGCTTCTTTGTAAGTCAATAGATCGTCCTTGTTTGTGTTAGATTCAAGAACATGTGCCACATATTCATAGCAGATAGGCTATCTCacaaccctcccactacgatgaTGTATCAGGGTTTCCTTTTCCAGAATAGTGGTGATCTTTGTTGGTCATTCAACTGATGGTACTGAAATTGATGGTTTCAAAATTGgatcattttttatttcctCCATAACCACTTGACTGTGTGGTTTGTGATCTTTCATATATTCATGTTCTAGAAATATAACATTTGTCGATACAAATATTTTATTGTCCTCATGACTATAAAAGTATCCACCTCAAGTTTCCTCTGAATAACCCATACAAACATACACACTTCAAACTTGGGAGCAAGTTTCGTAGTCTTCAATTTAAGAACATGAGCAGGGCCACcctaaatacaaaaatatttcaaaCTGGATTTCTTCTCATTCTATTAGAGTGTTGCTTCTGCTCTTTGAGGGTACTACATTCAAAATGTAAGTAGCCGCTTGAAGTGTGTATCATCAGAAGTACAATGATAGTGATGAGTAACACAACATTGATCTGACCATGTCAAACAAGGGTCGGTTTCTTCTCTCTGCAACACTGTTCTGCTGAGGTGTTCCAGGTGTTGTAAGTTGGGATAATATCCCTTCTTCCAACAATTAATCtttgaatttgaaatccaaacactTTCCACTATGATCTTATCAAAGTGTCTTTAATAATTTACCTAATTGCTTTTCAGTCATGACTTTGAAGTCTTTAGACTTTTCGAAAGTTTCAGAATTATATAGGTTTCAAATGAGAATTTCATGATATTTATAAGATTGTCttttcctattttaaatataaatttctgATTTTCTAGATTTTCTTACTTGGAATCTAAATCTGAGCCCTTGCTTTTCCTATTACAATGCATAATATTTATAAGATTGTCTTTTCCTATTTTACATTAGAGTAATTTAGGATTCGTCGATGATAGTTAGTTAGATTCTTTAATCCCTTATCTGAGATGGCATTAATCTTAATTGGCTGATTTGATTAACTTTAATTGGCTGAAACTGAATTCGAGTTGGTTTGACTCTCAATGAggacttttaattttaatatatttggtATCAAGTACTATTGCAAGATTTTCCAACTCCTTTTGCTAAGGGACTCGAACCTATTTTAAAAGAGCTTTAATCGAATggacaattaaatatatttgtGATAGAGAGGATGAGAAGAGCATGTGTGTGGGAGAGATAAAGGAAACTTGGTCCCGCGCTATTGGACTGACCTTGTGGTGTGAGATTAAGGCTTATCCCTGTGCCTTGGAGTCTTTTCACAGTGCGATGGAAAAGTTGTCCCCGAGCCTTGAAGTCCCCTCGTGGTGTGCCATTGGGGGCCTTCTTACTATGCAAGATGGGAGGCTCTCGTCTCGAGCCTAGGATCCTCCTGGTGGTGCACGATTAATTAGGGATATTTCTTGCGCACGGTGCGAGATGGGAGGCTTGTCCTCGAGCCTCCTCACGATGCGCTTAGGCTCAACTTTTTGTGCCAAGGGAGCTTTTGGCCTAAAACTACTTCTTTGGCACCTTAAGAGACCTTTTATGCACGAAGTGACCTTCTCCTGCCAAGGGTACAATACTAAAAAATTGGGTTTTCTCGACTGTTTTAAACAATCAGCTAATGTACTGTCGTCGGTCTCTATAATTGTCACCTATTCAACTATTGCAAAAATGAGTAGAATAGGCAACAGTAGAAAACTGTTAGCGAAAAAATTTACTGACAAGTTAAAACCGTCGACAATAGTGAAAACTATTGCCTACGGTTTAAAACTATTGGTTGTAGTATAGCCTACGGTTTAAAACTATCGGCTATACGATATAGGTGACGATTTTCAACTATAGGCTATATAGTGTTATAGTCGATAGTTTCAAACCATAGGCTATAATATAGCAAAAATCAATATTGTCTTCTCAGTTATAGTGCACCAAATTCCTTAGATATcaatttgattttaaaaaaatcccTTGTTATCATCACCTAACAAAACTAAAGGAAACACAAGATGATTTGAAACCATTTCTTTTCCTTTAAGCTATGTTAAAGTTCAAACAAGAACAAGAATTACTAACCCATAATCAAAAGACAGAAACttgaattgaaaattaaaaaatcctaatttgcaaatatatatatatatatacctcatTGGCGTGGGGGTGGATAAAGGAGGAGGCAGCGACGGCAGTTGGGGCAGCAGTGTGGGCTTCCACGTCGAAGGAGAGAGCGAAACGTGAATGGAAGTGACTCCGCTTGGTTGAATGAAGGCTTGTGGAGGAGAGAAAGGAGgagatcgagagagagagagagagagagagagagagagagagagagagagagagagagagagagagagagagagagagagagagagggacagAGTGAGAGAGAGCAAAGGAGAGGGAGGTCGTGGTGGATCAGAGAAGGAGCGAGAGAAAGAGAGGACGAAATggtttaaattgaaaaattaagcaaatgaGTGAAATGATGGTTGAAATGTTaaaacaaaatgttacttgtgactaaaacatagtatttagatacaagttgtcactaatttagttttagtcacaataagtattgtgactaaaaacacatttaatcacaacaaattataatttttgtgactaatacatttagctacggattttttagtcacaacgcaggaattaatatttataattagtcataattaatttttttacttttagtgacaagttttgttgtgactaaaaataaaattttttaccaAGCTAATATGTTATAAAAAGTCAGCAAAGCTAAAGGAAACAGTAAGATATATGTGGAAATTAACATGAAATTTTGTATATTAATTGCAATTGTATTAATTGGTATTACACATTTCTCATACTGGGAGCTATTTTACAACTCCACAAAGTAAAGAGAATGATATAAGAATAAAAGAATAATTTCAATATTTCTTGCTTTACAAAATGTTGTGATATTGAAGAAAGAATGTGCCACTTTTACTTTTATAAGTGAACCTAAATTATATAGAAGCATTGAGATTTGATATGAGATCAACAAACATATCTTCTCTGCATGGAATTGTAAGGCCTCCCATTGGATGATCATATCCATATTCATTTTCAGCTTGAACAAGCAATTCTTGAAACAAAGAGTGGCTTATAAATGATACTGGAATGACAAACCGCTTCTTTTCGCTCTCTCCAACATAAACCGCCAAATGGCCTTTCGGGACATTTACTGTGCTCGATGATGCTTTAGAGTTGGATAGAGATCTTAGAAGAAATTTCTTAGTTGGTACTACTCCTGGCAAATGAAAACCCATGGTATAtaatttatgaataagaaaaaatAGGACTTTTGGAAAGAAAAGGGTTTGTTTGCTATTGAGATGAGTACTAGCTAATTGGCTTGTTGGTAGAGCTAACACTATAAGATGCTTTTATAGTTGAAAGAGGCTATTGGATTACAATCACATGGGGGCTGTCTTATAACTCAACTCAATAAAAGAAAAgtcaatatttaataaattaaacacacaCATATTACCCCACCAACTTATCTGAACTTGGTTTGTTACTTAGCTtaataattaatcttttttagaAACATGGTAGACCCTACTTTAGAAacaatgtacatatatataccgAAACAAACTTCTCTGCTACATTAAATGAATGTTGTAGAATATATGTGATTGAGAAATTGATTGCAAAATAACTTTGTATAAGCAATGTGTGATCTAAGAAAAAACAACCCTAAAGATTTGTTttgcaaataaaaataatgtgcATATATAGACATGAGCATGTTGGGGTGCCCCATTTTCAAGAACTATGCttgaatattagaatattaattatatatgtatccTCATTATTTGAGCCTATATATATAGGACCATCTTTGTCTCAAGTTCAGCAACTACTTGAACATATATAGGctaatatttcattttttatctATCATTATTTGACAAGAATATGTGAAGATCATATAATAAGATATATTAATCTTATTCataaatatttacatatacataatttaattttctaaaatagaaataaagagAGAATGGTGACAAAAAGGAAAGGAATAATATGATATGATATTTCGTTTATGTTTGTTCTATATACTAATTATTCATTAGTATTCATGAAAAGATCAGAAAAACTTAATTACATAGTTAAAGGAAAAGACAACCATAAAGATTACGTTTGCAACTGAAAGATATGGAAATTATGCATATGCATATGCATTATCATTTGCTAGTTAGAGTTTGTATATTTAATTACTTGAACATATAGGACAAGACTAGTACCTTTAATTAtatatcattaattattttattatacaaGTTTAATATGGGAGAatcttttcaagaaaaaaaaaataatttacggtataaatatttatttttaactctcagttataaataaatatttaagtttaattttttatggtaataaaacttaaattatatttttaaaactttcatAGATACTTGACCGTTAAGTGCAAAGTTAAAATCTATATGTTATTTTctaattggtatatttaaataaatttttatctaaaaaataaaaagttaataaCCTACACCAAACAGGAACTGTCATGTGGCCATTGACTTGACACTTAATGATCAGGTACGTACCTACGGACATTCTAGAAATATAAATTAGGTATTATTGGAAAATcaattaaatactttttcattaGTATccttccatcttcctcttgaatttctaCACAGTAGTTGTCCTAGCATAAGTCCATTATTATTGCTTCAACAACAATCCTAGAAATTCCTTCTTGGAGTTAGCATAAAGATGCCTAACCTCAGATCATTCATACACTATTCCCACAACCTTTTCCAACCCCTTCTGTCTATCCGAAATGGAAGTGAGTTATGTTGTGCCCTCCATATCTATGTTCTCTTTCACTAGTTCAACAAACCATGTTCATGCTATTTGTATCAATTTCAATAGCTAGAAGCATCCTACCTCTACAATATTCTTTCAAGATGCAACCATCTAACCCAATTATTGGTTTGCAAAATGTGATGCCAACTTTACAAGCTGCAAGACAGGTGTAAACTCTCTCAAAACTCTTTTGTCAGTCATTAAATTTCATTTGATCAAAGTTGTACTTCCAGGATTAAGTCTCACTATCGGTCTACAATAATCATCAAAGATTGCATATTGATCTCTAATAGTTCTTTCTACTTGGCCATAGTTTTATTCTTAGCTCTATACAAAGTCCAAGAAGAGAGTTTAGAATACTTACCCTCtgaattttcttttttgaaatcaCCAAATGACATGTTCAGATTCATTCTGAACTTGTCCAGGAACTCCTTTGCAATCTAATTAGCATCTACCAGCTTGTTCTCCCATACAATTTCCTAGGTGTGTTTATTCTCAAACTTGTTAATTAGAACTGTACAACCATCATCTCTCATCCTCTGAGCATACAATAACTATTTACGTCCTTCTCATTTTATATACAACTCTAACTCTCAACATGTCATTGTGAATGTACTTATACTATAATTGATTGATGAAATACTCCTTCAAAGCCTCTCTTAGGTGCTTCACAGTAGGAAATTTCATTCCCAATTTGAACTCAATTTCTTTAGGCCTAAACCGTAGATCAAACTCAATGTGTCTCTTTCCAAGAACTGGTCTATCTTTATCACCACTTACCAAATTTATCAAATCATCTTCCTCTACATATCCTCCACTGCCATCTTTATGGTTAGCTTAACTGCCAAAATCATTAACTGAACCCCACCATTGGCTAGGGTTTACTGTGCCCTCATCCTCATATTCTGGATCTTGTGTTTCTTGGGCATAATCCTCATCCACAAAATCGAAACCTTGTGTTTCTTATGGTTTCTTTTTTTGGGTTGTATTTGGTTTGGGTGAGCTTTTCCCATTGTTTGGATTGGTATTTGGGATGTCTGTTTCCTAGTCTGGGTGGGTATATTAGTAGGTGATTAGACTAGGGTTCTAGATCTGGTTTGGCGTGTGCTTTAGGCTGAGAAATTTTTTTGGTAGGTATTTTGGTGGGTATGAGatacaattttaaaattggtttgtGGTGTGGTTTTGGTTGGTGTATTGGTTGTAtttttttctagttttaggTAAAGCTTTGTTGCTTTTTgtgttgttctttttttttttctttggtgTGAGGTGGAGTTTTGGTGGGTGTTTGCGCTTTTATTTTTCTAGTTTGAGGTGGAGTTTTCATTGTGATTGGGGTAGGGTTTTAGATCTGGTCTTGGTTGGTGTCATTGATTCTTTTCTAGTTGCAAATATTTGTTTTAGTTGGAGTGAGCCTTGgatggattggattggattggatattATGGGTTGTATTTTATTTCATGGTTTGAGGTGGAGCTTGGTTGGGGTTCACCTTGGCCTTTTCTAGGATTGGGATTGGGTTAGGACTAAGGTTTAGGTAGGTGTTTGGGCTATTTCTGTTTGGTCTTGTTATCCACATAAAGCTTCAATTTCCTCTCAATTCTTAAAGATCTCAACATTTTAGTCAATATCAACACAATCACCATTGTCATCCCAATAACCACTATCATCTTCACTTTGTATTCAATATCTAGCATGTACATGAAAAACTCATCAACATGAATCACCACTATCGGCTTCTAACAATTCTGCAAGTTTCTCCTCAAGGTTCCTAATTGCTACCTTGCTCATAACATAGTGATCAGGTTGGGCACTTACTCGAGCATCAACAATCACATCTTCATCATAAGGTAGTTCTTCTATATCTTTTCAACTTAGGTACAACTTTTGGAGGGTCTTTTGTTGTTGTCTTCACAGGGCCACCAACAATTTTTCAGTTAAGGACTGTGTCCTCTCCAAAAGTCCCAGATAGATCCACATAAACCTTAAGGGGACCATGTGTTGGgctttatgccttaaataaaactctatttcaatgtaatttctattatttaaatatcaataaagagacagaagtatttttcatcacttgtttaatgtgtcatttggttcatgttgtcatttatatgtttatttgatttataaattcatccaaacccttatcacattaatattcttgtttattgtgtcgttagcacagtggaaagtaatcaatattatgtaataaatatatattcctagatttatcagtacactgggtttaactgatatgataatttacaacatagtttacttgcaccttggataagtgttatgtcatttccagggcattggttaaagtaaagtttgggttggatgcatggagtatgcattggaagggaccgatattgaactttgaattagatatgataaatttaccgtaatatctattcaattcaatatcacctagttgatcctagatcaaatgatcttaatcctgacaaagttaggttcgatctcaagagtattatacatgttctttgatttgttagttaaacctactttttggtcagggtgatacgtacattttgggaacatggtagtgcaattgagtgggagcgctaaacatagatatggaatctatagcttctatcaggacatagaagtgaaatgatgatttccttcaagcttggctaattacagagataaatggttgagtactcatttcagtgattatcttagttcactgaaatatcatttataggtggctaagtgttttaaggataaaacacattgaagggtgtaatggtaaattaatccctatacaatataaattatctatagaggatcattgattattgggattataacaatggataactaatagtgtatctatatcgtggaacatatagagccttCTATATAACTcagagtgtaattccaagttctatggtggatgcaacaaggaattaataagtcagtgaatttacttggtaaattctaggtctgcttattggaagctcagatatataggcccatgataactctaagatttagaattattttcatatctttaagcttgaatttaatgtgaattgtgGAGCAATTAGTGTCTAACctatgtaattgtgtttagtttgttgtgtctttgtaataaatagaagtgtgtgttagtaagtgttaaatagacttatgttattgtttttatgtgttttaaacagaaaaaaaaaatacaagaataggtatttggaaatatttgggacaaggagaaaaaggagcagaaaaatgcttattgctgactggcattgctatagcaatcatcgcgtagcaatttgtcagcccagtaagtttattttggcagataGTCCAGCTGGCTTTAATGAAGAAAGAAAGGAGCTGAGGTGGCGAAATTTGGCTattgactcaacaaacatgtggaaaatgaaggacaagtgggtggtgacttggatttccaattacggtaaactttggtaccctaattggggggcaaaaaggaaaagaagagGATAGAATAGGATGGTGGCTGCACTTTGAAGGAGAAAGTACGAAACTTACAGCAGCAAAAAGAAATTAAGTACAGAGAAAAAGAGTACAaaggaagagaagaagaagattgagaagaaggagaagaaggcaacttccaaagaaaggatttgagctcaccactcatttctcttgctctccacttcattttgtatcattttcttctctctaattttctctttaactccatgaacaatttattttctggtttgttgtttttaatttcagctatgaactaaactctttgagatttgggtggttatgaacccttgtatggactagtgttttgattttgcaatgatgaagtaatcttgacttagttcaattagttgtgatgaaatgttgaatgaatgttaattcttggccatttttaacatttagcaagctagatcttacttggaaaagtaagacctagttgaacccctctaattgatgcatgatttttaccttttcttttaggtattaattagtagtgaaataggaatattttgctaccatgtataactaaggatttgatgctttattgggctatttgtgatctaaactgatgtaggaatgcattgtgagattatgaatggtttattgcaagttttggaaaaagcttgctggtttttttgaaatttgttaactctgccaggattgctgggtcattgctgtatcaactgggacatacaagtggaaattaatcacccaagtctaatttccaaatctgaaattaccaccaCTTTAGTCACTTTTAGCTTCtcattttttagtttatttagctTAAAAAGTTAGTCTCAAGTTTAGAATCAAAGCTATAAATTTTTCTCGTGCATTAATGTGTgactttattttagttttatttgaaattcttggaattacttttagtggatttaacattatttagtaaaaagtccctgtcgagacgaactttgattacttatcattgtattacttgtttgtgattgtgtacacttgcgcaattataaagcaatataattttcacaacaagtttttggcgccgttaccggggactttaagttctaaattttgttttatcaactaATTGACATTCTAAGAATTTTTGTGCTTTTAATCTTGCAGGCACCGCAGTTTGAGCTCAAGCCAGtgatgtttcaaatgctccaaaccgTGGGGCAATTCAGTGGGATGCCAACTgaagatcctcacctccatctccgttcatttttggaggtgatcgattctttcaagatccaaggagtgagtgaagaggtgttaaggttgaagctattcccattctcactaCGGGACCGAGCTAGATCATGGCTCAACACTTTGCCGCCTGATTCTGTGACCAATTGGAATGACCTTGCTGAGAAGTTTCTGAGGAAATACTTTCCTCCTactagaaatgcaaaattcagaagtgagatcatgtcttttcagcaacttgaagatgagtccacaagtgatgcgtgggagaggtttaaggaaCTTTTGCGAAAGTGTCCACATCATGGCATTCCACATTGTATTCAGATGGAGACTTTTTATAATGGCTTGAATGCAGCTTCTCGAATGGTGTTAGATGCATCGGCCAACGGTGCTATTTTGTCAAAGTCTTACAATGAAgcatttgagattttggagacaattgcaagtaacaactaccaatggtccaacacaagagctccaacaagtagaaaagtggcgggagtccttgaggtagatgcaataacggctttgacagctcaaatggcttccatgacgaatgttttgaagaatttgagTATTGGGAACGCTAAAAATATTCAACCACCGCCGCCATTCAAAGTGATGATGTCTCATGTGTGTTTTGTGGAGAAGGGCATGCGTTTGAGAAGTGTCCATCTAATCCAGAGTCCGTTTGTTACATGGGAAATCAGAATTTTAACAGAAACAATGGGGCATTCTCAAactcttacaatcaatcttgGAAGAATCATCCTAATTTGTCTTGGGGAGGTCAAGGAGCAAGCTCAAGCACCGCACCAGCCCAAGGAAGACAAGCATATCCACCGGGTTTCTCACAACAACCGTGACATCCACAACATGCTCAAAATTCCCAACCAAGTTCTTTGGAGAGTCTAATGCGGGATTATATGgccaaaaatgatgcggtgataCAAAGTCAAGCTGCCTCTCTTCGAAACTTATAGTTGCAACTTGGACATTTGGCCAATGAATTAAAAGCTAGGCCGCAAGGTTCTTTGCCTAGCGACACGGAAAATCCAAGGAGGGATGGGAAGGAACAATGCAACGCCATTCAGCTAAGGAGTGGCAAGAATCTGAAAAATTCTGAGGAGGAAATAAAGGGTAGTGGGGAGCCCACTTCAATCCAAAACGacgaaaaattgagtaaaaaaacTGCCCAGGAAATTGCTGATACTGCACCGCTTGATACAAAGATCGGATCGGCAACCCGACAACAAGAATCCGCACCAGTATGTTCTAATACTAAACCACCCCTTCcatttcctcaaagatttcAGAAACAGCAGCAAGATGGGCAATTCAGGAAGTTTTTGGATGTGTTGAAACAGCTCCATATCAATATTCCCTTGGTAGAAGCACTAGAGCAAATGCCAAATTATG from Cannabis sativa cultivar Pink pepper isolate KNU-18-1 chromosome 2, ASM2916894v1, whole genome shotgun sequence encodes:
- the LOC115719778 gene encoding auxin-induced protein X10A-like, producing the protein MGFHLPGVVPTKKFLLRSLSNSKASSSTVNVPKGHLAVYVGESEKKRFVIPVSFISHSLFQELLVQAENEYGYDHPMGGLTIPCREDMFVDLISNLNASI